Proteins from a genomic interval of Gordonia sp. SL306:
- the typA gene encoding translational GTPase TypA: protein MSAVHKFRNVAIVAHVDHGKTTLVDAMLRQSGVFGERAELVDRVMDSGDLEREKGITILAKNTAVHRRQPDGTEVIINVIDTPGHADFGGEVERGLSMVDGVVLLVDASEGPLPQTRFVLRKALAASLPVIVLVNKTDRPDARIQEVVDETQDLLLDLASDLDDEAAAAAELVLDLPILYASGRAGIASTEKPADGEVPSGENLDPFFDVLLEHVPPPKGDPDAPLQAHVTNLDASAFLGRLALVRIHNGTLRKGQQISWCREVDGEPVIERAKITELLATIGVDRAPAESADAGDIVAVAGMPEIMIGDTLADLENPQPLPRITVDEPAISVTIGTNSSPLAGRVSGHKLTARMVKSRLDAELVGNVSLRVLDIGRPDAWEVQGRGELALAILVEQMRREGFELTVGKPQVVTRKVDGKVQEPFEHLTIDVPEEYLGAVTQLLAARKGRMEQMNNHGTGWVRMEFIVPSRGLIGFRTDFLTETRGTGIANAVFDGYDSWAGEIRARHTGSLVSDRTGSVTPFAMIQLADRGTFFVEPGADTYEGMVVGINPRAEDLDINVTREKKLTNMRQSSADVMETLAKPMQLDLEGAMEFCAADECVEVTPEVTRVRKVHLDASTRARERSRAKSRDQAAG from the coding sequence GTGAGCGCTGTCCACAAATTCCGCAACGTCGCGATCGTCGCGCACGTCGACCACGGCAAGACCACCCTGGTCGACGCGATGCTGCGCCAGTCCGGCGTCTTCGGCGAACGCGCCGAGCTCGTCGACCGCGTGATGGATTCCGGTGACCTCGAACGCGAGAAGGGCATCACCATTCTCGCCAAGAACACCGCGGTCCACCGTCGCCAGCCCGACGGCACCGAGGTCATCATCAACGTCATCGACACCCCCGGCCACGCCGACTTCGGTGGTGAGGTCGAGCGCGGCCTGTCCATGGTCGACGGCGTGGTGCTGCTCGTCGACGCCTCCGAGGGGCCGCTGCCGCAGACGCGCTTCGTGCTGCGCAAGGCGCTGGCCGCCTCGCTGCCGGTCATCGTCCTCGTGAACAAGACCGACCGCCCGGACGCGCGGATCCAGGAGGTCGTCGACGAGACGCAGGACCTGCTGCTCGACCTCGCCTCGGATCTCGATGACGAGGCGGCCGCGGCCGCCGAGCTCGTCCTCGACCTGCCGATCCTGTACGCCTCGGGGCGCGCCGGGATCGCCAGCACCGAGAAGCCCGCCGACGGCGAGGTGCCGTCGGGGGAGAACCTCGACCCGTTCTTCGACGTGCTCCTCGAGCACGTGCCGCCGCCCAAGGGTGACCCCGACGCCCCGTTGCAGGCCCATGTCACCAACCTCGACGCCTCGGCGTTCCTGGGTCGCCTCGCACTCGTTCGCATCCACAACGGGACGCTGCGCAAGGGGCAGCAGATCTCGTGGTGCCGGGAGGTCGACGGCGAACCCGTGATCGAGCGGGCCAAGATCACCGAACTGCTCGCCACCATCGGTGTGGACCGGGCACCGGCCGAGTCGGCGGACGCCGGCGACATCGTCGCGGTCGCGGGCATGCCGGAGATCATGATCGGCGACACGCTCGCCGACCTGGAGAACCCGCAGCCGCTGCCGCGGATCACCGTCGACGAGCCGGCCATCTCGGTCACCATCGGCACCAACTCCTCGCCGCTCGCCGGCCGCGTGTCCGGTCACAAGCTGACCGCGCGGATGGTCAAGTCGCGTCTGGACGCCGAGCTGGTCGGCAACGTGTCGTTGCGGGTCCTCGACATCGGCCGTCCGGATGCCTGGGAGGTGCAGGGCCGCGGCGAGCTGGCGCTGGCCATCCTCGTCGAGCAGATGCGTCGTGAGGGCTTCGAGCTGACGGTCGGCAAGCCGCAGGTGGTCACCCGCAAGGTCGACGGCAAGGTGCAGGAGCCGTTCGAGCATCTGACCATCGACGTCCCCGAGGAGTACCTCGGTGCGGTCACCCAGTTGCTCGCCGCCCGCAAGGGCCGCATGGAGCAGATGAACAACCACGGCACCGGGTGGGTCCGGATGGAGTTCATCGTCCCGTCGCGCGGCCTGATCGGCTTCCGTACCGACTTCCTCACCGAGACTCGCGGCACCGGCATCGCCAACGCCGTGTTCGACGGTTACGACTCCTGGGCGGGCGAGATCCGGGCCCGGCACACCGGGTCCCTGGTCAGCGACCGCACCGGCAGCGTCACGCCGTTCGCGATGATCCAGCTTGCCGATCGCGGCACGTTCTTCGTCGAGCCGGGTGCCGACACCTACGAGGGCATGGTCGTCGGGATCAATCCGCGCGCCGAGGATCTCGACATCAACGTCACCCGCGAGAAGAAGCTGACCAACATGCGTCAGTCGTCGGCCGACGTGATGGAAACACTGGCCAAGCCGATGCAACTCGACCTCGAGGGCGCGATGGAGTTCTGCGCCGCCGACGAGTGCGTGGAGGTGACGCCCGAGGTGACCCGGGTGCGTAAGGTTCACCTCGACGCGTCCACTCGCGCCCGCGAACGCTCACGGGCGAAGTCGCGCGATCAGGCGGCGGGATAA
- a CDS encoding thiamine ABC transporter substrate-binding protein → MLAACGDDAEQGAEVTLLTHDSFELPDSVFDAFRRETGLTLKVVKSGDAGQLASTVSLTPGSPKADAVFGIDNTFASRPIQAGALEPYASPLAANGAADFAIPDSNNELTAVDRGDVCLNVDESWYSSRGEEPPKSLRDLRDPKYASESVLLDPGTSSPGMSFLLSTVGAFANGWQDYWKTVTAGGASIVSGWEIAYNQKFSAGEGKGDKPIVLSYASSPAATPGTSALLDSCFRQVEYIGVLKGTENPSGARKLVDFMLGPDVQAALPSAMYVYPVQKGTPLPDGWQQRAPVPPWTVSLPPAYIAQNREKWLEQWREAVGR, encoded by the coding sequence GTCACCCTACTGACGCACGACTCGTTCGAGCTGCCCGACTCGGTGTTCGACGCCTTCCGTCGGGAGACCGGACTGACACTCAAGGTGGTCAAATCCGGTGACGCGGGTCAGCTGGCGTCGACCGTGTCGCTGACACCGGGGTCGCCCAAGGCGGACGCCGTCTTCGGCATCGACAACACCTTTGCCTCCCGGCCCATCCAGGCGGGAGCGCTCGAGCCGTACGCGTCGCCGCTGGCCGCCAACGGCGCAGCCGACTTCGCCATCCCGGATTCGAACAACGAGCTGACGGCCGTCGACCGCGGCGATGTCTGCCTCAACGTCGATGAATCCTGGTACTCGTCCCGAGGCGAGGAACCGCCGAAGAGCCTTCGCGACCTCCGCGATCCGAAATACGCGTCGGAGTCGGTGCTGCTCGATCCGGGGACGTCGTCACCAGGGATGTCGTTTCTCCTCAGCACCGTCGGGGCCTTCGCGAACGGGTGGCAGGACTACTGGAAGACCGTGACCGCGGGTGGCGCGAGCATTGTGTCGGGCTGGGAGATCGCCTACAACCAGAAGTTCAGTGCGGGCGAGGGCAAGGGCGACAAGCCGATCGTGTTGTCCTACGCGTCGTCGCCTGCCGCCACCCCGGGCACCTCGGCATTGCTCGACAGCTGCTTCCGGCAGGTCGAGTACATCGGCGTCCTCAAGGGCACCGAGAACCCCTCGGGGGCGCGCAAACTGGTCGACTTCATGCTCGGCCCGGATGTGCAGGCCGCGCTGCCGTCGGCGATGTATGTCTATCCCGTCCAGAAGGGCACGCCGCTCCCGGACGGCTGGCAACAGCGGGCACCCGTGCCGCCGTGGACGGTGAGCCTTCCGCCCGCCTACATCGCGCAGAATCGTGAGAAGTGGCTCGAGCAGTGGCGCGAGGCCGTCGGGCGGTGA
- a CDS encoding EamA family transporter: MRGSGTRVTAPALMIVGAVSMYLGAAIAVDLFDTLSPGAVAWLRIAGAALVLVAWVRPGRAAWRPRRRVLAAAFGLITAAMNIAFYEALDRLPLGTTVALEFLGPVAVAALGSRTRRDVLALGLAVVGVLLIADVRWEGTAVGVLLALVAAACWAGYIVLGKRVAQRGRGMEDLATGFVVAAIVTSPLALLLGPAFAGDAPTVRLLLLGLGLGLASTAVPYALDQVVLRQVGRARFAILLALLPVAASIVGVVVLQQIPTPVEAVGIVAVAAAVAVRSADDEESPPAA, translated from the coding sequence ATGCGCGGGTCGGGCACCCGGGTGACCGCCCCGGCGCTGATGATCGTCGGCGCGGTCTCGATGTATCTCGGTGCGGCGATCGCCGTCGACCTGTTCGACACGTTGTCGCCCGGCGCGGTGGCCTGGCTGCGCATCGCCGGCGCGGCGCTCGTGCTGGTGGCCTGGGTGCGCCCCGGGCGGGCTGCGTGGCGGCCGCGGCGTCGCGTCCTGGCGGCCGCCTTCGGGCTCATCACAGCCGCGATGAACATCGCCTTCTACGAGGCGCTCGACCGACTGCCGCTGGGCACCACGGTTGCGCTCGAATTCCTGGGCCCGGTCGCGGTCGCGGCGCTCGGCTCGCGCACGCGCCGCGACGTGCTCGCACTGGGACTCGCGGTGGTCGGGGTGCTGCTCATCGCGGATGTCCGATGGGAGGGCACCGCGGTCGGGGTGCTACTGGCGCTGGTGGCCGCGGCCTGCTGGGCGGGTTACATCGTGCTGGGCAAGCGGGTCGCGCAGCGGGGGCGCGGCATGGAGGATCTGGCGACCGGTTTCGTCGTCGCCGCGATCGTCACATCGCCCCTCGCCCTGCTGCTCGGCCCGGCTTTCGCCGGCGACGCGCCGACCGTGCGGTTACTGCTGCTCGGACTCGGTCTCGGGCTCGCGTCGACGGCCGTTCCCTATGCGCTCGACCAGGTGGTGTTGCGGCAGGTGGGCCGCGCCCGGTTCGCGATTCTGCTGGCCCTGCTGCCGGTGGCCGCCTCGATCGTCGGGGTGGTGGTGCTGCAACAGATCCCGACACCGGTGGAGGCCGTCGGCATCGTCGCGGTGGCCGCGGCGGTCGCGGTCCGGTCGGCCGACGACGAGGAGTCGCCGCCGGCGGCGTGA
- a CDS encoding ABC transporter ATP-binding protein, translating to MLQIEGVGVRYGSTVVLDGLSWTVGTSGSVVTALLGPSGCGKSTLIRAVAGLEPLSHGRIRFDGDDLSELPAHRRDFGVVFQDGQLFPGRTVASNIAYGLRMRRWSRAAIRTRVAEMLDLVRLPDFAERGVDELSGGQAQRVALARALAPRPRLLLLDEPLAALDRLLRDQLAIEIAEIVRDAATPTVVVTHDHNEAALMADTISVMRAGELVQTDVPEHLWSSPVDEWTARFLGVTTVIEAEFADGSAQTPLGPVGLAVPDGHRRLGLRAESMRAVRAGSDDDVVGVVAAVADLPTGRRLRVVTDVGEVDSVASERVAVGDRVGLRIVAERVAVIGS from the coding sequence ATGCTGCAGATCGAGGGTGTCGGGGTCAGGTACGGATCGACCGTGGTCTTGGACGGCCTGAGTTGGACGGTGGGCACGTCGGGTTCGGTGGTGACCGCCCTGCTCGGCCCGTCGGGCTGCGGAAAGTCGACCCTGATCCGTGCGGTCGCGGGTCTGGAACCGTTGAGCCACGGGCGAATTCGGTTCGACGGCGACGACCTGTCCGAGCTGCCGGCGCATCGCCGCGACTTCGGGGTGGTGTTCCAGGATGGACAGCTGTTCCCCGGTCGGACCGTCGCGTCCAACATCGCCTACGGGTTGCGGATGCGACGCTGGTCGCGTGCGGCGATCCGGACCCGGGTGGCGGAGATGCTGGATCTGGTGCGGCTGCCCGATTTCGCCGAGCGCGGCGTCGATGAGCTGTCCGGTGGTCAGGCCCAGCGCGTCGCGCTCGCACGGGCGCTGGCGCCACGACCGCGGCTGCTGTTGCTCGACGAGCCCCTCGCGGCCCTCGATCGGCTGCTCCGGGATCAGCTGGCCATCGAGATCGCCGAGATCGTCCGCGATGCGGCAACGCCAACCGTCGTGGTGACCCACGATCACAACGAGGCCGCGTTGATGGCCGACACGATCTCGGTGATGCGCGCAGGTGAACTGGTGCAAACCGATGTGCCCGAACATCTCTGGAGCAGCCCCGTCGACGAGTGGACCGCCCGGTTCCTGGGGGTGACGACGGTGATCGAGGCGGAGTTCGCCGACGGGTCCGCGCAGACCCCCCTCGGGCCCGTCGGCCTCGCCGTTCCAGACGGTCACCGACGGCTGGGGCTGCGGGCCGAGTCGATGCGGGCGGTCCGGGCCGGTTCGGACGACGATGTCGTCGGTGTGGTCGCGGCGGTCGCCGATCTGCCCACCGGCCGCCGGCTGCGCGTGGTCACCGACGTCGGCGAGGTCGACTCGGTGGCCTCCGAGCGGGTCGCGGTGGGCGATCGGGTGGGCCTGCGGATCGTCGCCGAGCGGGTCGCGGTGATCGGCTCGTGA
- a CDS encoding (deoxy)nucleoside triphosphate pyrophosphohydrolase, protein MSEPVGAGRRLVVAGAILDAGRRRVLLAQRRYPVEVAGRWELPGGKAEPGESAETALRRELMEELGVEVSVGDALRETVDLPAGLTLMALWAHIVAGTPHPAEHRELRWVDAAALSGLTHDDQLVPADTAWVPELLAELE, encoded by the coding sequence GTGAGCGAGCCGGTGGGCGCCGGGCGCCGGCTGGTGGTCGCCGGCGCGATCCTGGATGCGGGTCGTCGTCGCGTGCTGCTCGCGCAGCGGCGATACCCGGTCGAGGTCGCCGGGCGGTGGGAACTGCCCGGCGGCAAGGCGGAGCCGGGGGAGAGCGCCGAGACCGCCTTGCGCCGTGAACTCATGGAGGAACTCGGGGTCGAGGTCTCGGTGGGCGACGCCCTGCGCGAAACGGTGGATCTGCCGGCCGGTCTCACCCTGATGGCGCTGTGGGCACACATCGTCGCCGGAACCCCACATCCGGCCGAGCACCGGGAGCTGCGCTGGGTGGATGCGGCCGCACTGAGCGGGCTGACCCACGACGATCAGTTGGTGCCCGCCGACACCGCCTGGGTTCCCGAACTCCTCGCCGAACTCGAATGA
- a CDS encoding ABC transporter permease, producing the protein MARAVARGRRAVTAGRVGGLALRVVPAAFILILFIWPLGALVRRAIDSGSDVGVGELLRRTHALNLLGFTLWQAAASTVLALVVAAPMVWLVARVRIPGSALLMVIVTVPFVLPTVVVGVAFRALLDGPLAFAHVGSGLWPILLAHAFLNVAVVARVVGAAWRSLDTRQAEAAQTLGAGRVRAFLTVVAPRLMPAVGAAAALVFLFCSTSFGVIVVLGNGEIRTLETEIYTQAIGYFRIPEAVALSMVQIVVVVAALLLTRVFTDPAGSGAGARPTETRFRPHGRGWLPVLAAVAWTVVVLVGPIAVLALRSVRPGADGAWTLDGYRSLTESVNGVTPLDTLRYSLVTAALAMAIALVVGLLAAVAMHRSHGVWAATGNVVATIPLGVSAVTLGFGYLIVLAALPADVASSGLVIPCVQALIAIPVVVRIALPALSSVPGRLREAAATLGAGPVRVFLTVDLPLIGRALCAAGGFAFVMALGEFGATSFLARADTTTLPVLIGSALNRPGADNLATAMAASMLLVAVTTLAVVVVEALRPRTGALL; encoded by the coding sequence GTGGCTCGAGCAGTGGCGCGAGGCCGTCGGGCGGTGACCGCGGGCCGAGTGGGTGGACTCGCCCTGCGGGTCGTGCCGGCGGCATTCATCCTGATCTTGTTCATCTGGCCGCTGGGCGCACTCGTCCGGCGGGCGATCGACAGCGGATCCGATGTGGGGGTCGGTGAGCTCCTCCGGCGCACGCACGCCCTGAACCTGTTGGGGTTCACCCTCTGGCAGGCCGCCGCGTCCACCGTGCTGGCACTTGTGGTGGCGGCGCCGATGGTGTGGCTGGTGGCCAGGGTGCGCATCCCGGGATCGGCGCTGCTGATGGTGATCGTGACCGTGCCCTTCGTGCTTCCCACGGTGGTCGTCGGGGTTGCGTTCCGGGCATTGCTCGACGGGCCACTCGCGTTCGCGCACGTCGGCTCCGGGCTGTGGCCGATCCTGCTCGCCCATGCGTTCCTCAACGTCGCCGTCGTCGCGCGGGTCGTCGGCGCGGCGTGGCGATCACTGGACACGCGACAGGCCGAGGCGGCGCAGACCCTGGGGGCCGGGCGAGTCCGTGCCTTCCTGACCGTCGTCGCGCCTCGCTTGATGCCGGCCGTCGGCGCGGCGGCGGCACTGGTGTTCCTGTTCTGCTCCACCAGCTTCGGCGTGATCGTGGTCCTCGGCAACGGTGAGATCCGGACGTTGGAGACCGAGATCTACACCCAGGCGATCGGCTACTTCCGGATCCCGGAGGCGGTGGCACTGTCGATGGTGCAGATCGTCGTGGTGGTCGCGGCGCTGCTGCTGACGCGGGTGTTCACCGACCCCGCCGGATCGGGTGCGGGTGCCCGCCCGACGGAGACCCGATTCCGGCCGCACGGCAGGGGATGGCTGCCGGTTCTGGCGGCGGTCGCCTGGACCGTGGTGGTCCTGGTCGGGCCGATTGCGGTTCTCGCGCTCCGGTCGGTGCGTCCGGGCGCAGACGGCGCCTGGACACTCGACGGATACCGATCCCTGACCGAGTCGGTCAACGGCGTAACACCCCTCGACACCTTGCGGTACTCGCTGGTCACAGCCGCATTGGCGATGGCGATCGCGCTGGTGGTGGGACTGCTGGCCGCGGTCGCGATGCATCGCTCCCACGGCGTGTGGGCGGCGACCGGCAACGTCGTCGCGACAATCCCCCTGGGCGTCAGCGCGGTGACCCTGGGTTTCGGATACCTCATCGTGCTGGCGGCGCTGCCCGCCGACGTCGCATCGTCGGGACTGGTGATCCCGTGCGTGCAGGCCCTGATAGCCATCCCGGTGGTGGTGCGGATCGCGCTGCCCGCCCTGTCGTCGGTGCCCGGCAGGCTGCGGGAGGCCGCGGCGACCCTGGGTGCCGGGCCGGTGCGGGTGTTCCTCACCGTCGACCTCCCGCTCATCGGGCGTGCGCTCTGTGCCGCAGGCGGTTTCGCATTCGTGATGGCGCTCGGCGAGTTCGGGGCCACGAGCTTCCTGGCCCGCGCGGACACGACCACGCTGCCGGTGCTGATCGGATCGGCCCTGAACCGGCCCGGCGCCGACAACCTGGCGACGGCGATGGCGGCCTCGATGCTGCTCGTCGCGGTGACGACCTTGGCGGTCGTCGTGGTCGAAGCGCTGCGGCCGAGGACGGGAGCGCTGCTCTGA